A window of Chloracidobacterium sp. N contains these coding sequences:
- a CDS encoding glycosyltransferase family 2 protein, translating into MNYQTPDRLLSIVAPCFNEAEGLEAFHTALTTAVASLPYDVEIIYVDDGSTDATPQVLARLRARDARVRTLTFSRNFGHQAALLAGLDAARGAAVITLDSDLQHPPELIPELVRAWEQGADIVYTVRRETADASFGKRLTSRLFYRLLNWGSGTPIIPGAADFRLMSRLAVNSFCAMRETHRFNRGLVSWLGFRTAAVPFDAPARFAGESKYSLTRMLRFAVHGLVSFSVWPLRMATLLGFGMAAFAALYIVYALYVFFVLRWTVPGWTSTLVTVLLIGGVQLISLGLVGEYVGKIYEEVKRRPLYVVRERQGFEGDVGEGGRATAPSAGKHSV; encoded by the coding sequence ATGAACTACCAGACGCCCGACCGCCTGCTTTCCATCGTCGCGCCCTGCTTCAACGAAGCCGAGGGGCTGGAAGCCTTTCACACAGCACTCACAACGGCTGTGGCATCACTTCCCTATGATGTGGAAATCATCTACGTGGACGATGGCTCAACCGATGCCACGCCACAGGTGCTGGCCCGTCTGCGCGCCCGTGATGCGCGGGTCAGGACGCTGACCTTTTCCCGCAACTTCGGGCACCAGGCAGCCCTGTTGGCCGGACTGGATGCCGCCCGGGGGGCGGCCGTCATCACGCTCGACAGCGACCTGCAGCATCCGCCGGAACTCATCCCGGAACTCGTCCGGGCGTGGGAACAGGGGGCTGACATCGTGTACACCGTCCGCCGCGAAACCGCCGACGCCAGCTTCGGCAAGCGGCTCACGAGCCGGCTGTTTTACCGGCTGCTCAACTGGGGATCGGGAACGCCGATCATCCCCGGTGCAGCCGACTTCCGGCTGATGAGCCGCCTGGCCGTGAACAGCTTCTGCGCCATGCGTGAAACCCACCGCTTCAACCGTGGTCTCGTAAGCTGGTTGGGATTTCGCACGGCAGCCGTTCCGTTTGACGCACCGGCCCGTTTCGCCGGCGAAAGCAAGTATTCCCTGACCCGCATGCTGCGCTTTGCCGTTCACGGGCTGGTTTCCTTTTCCGTCTGGCCGCTGCGGATGGCGACGCTGCTGGGCTTTGGCATGGCCGCCTTCGCGGCGCTCTACATTGTCTATGCCCTGTATGTGTTCTTTGTCCTGCGCTGGACGGTCCCCGGCTGGACCTCGACGCTCGTCACCGTGCTGCTCATCGGCGGCGTCCAGTTGATCAGCCTGGGGCTCGTCGGCGAGTACGTCGGGAAAATCTACGAGGAAGTCAAGCGCCGTCCGCTGTATGTCGTCCGTGAGCGTCAGGGGTTTGAAGGCGACGTGGGCGAAGGGGGACGGGCAACCGCGCCGTCCGCCGGGAAGCACTCCGTGTAA